In Clostridium swellfunianum, a genomic segment contains:
- a CDS encoding LacI family DNA-binding transcriptional regulator, whose product MVTIYDIAKLAGCSPATVSKAFNNYSSVKDSTYKKIMEVSESLSYTPNTNARALTTKKTWLIGVIFSEDTGAGITHPHFGEILQNFKMRAAEYGYDVLFVSKHIGNKEASYLEHCKYRGLEGVLLAMDRNHADEIQNVLSSDVKCVSVEDIYPNTHTVIADYRMGTMQALEYLYLLGHRKIAHVACPLTSVAGRERYGAYLEFLNSKGIEFNPKYIIETDAFAPEEGSKAAVKLLQQCWDDLPTAIFMAYDDIAFSAISTIQSQGFRVPEDISVVGFDNLKVSGYMSPALTTVHQDRATIGQKAADKLIQLIENKPMEDALEVRIPTKLIVRNSCTRV is encoded by the coding sequence ATGGTAACTATTTATGATATTGCTAAGTTAGCAGGTTGTTCGCCTGCAACAGTTTCCAAGGCTTTTAATAATTATAGCAGTGTAAAAGACAGCACGTATAAAAAAATAATGGAAGTATCTGAAAGTCTGAGCTATACCCCAAATACAAATGCCAGAGCTCTGACTACAAAGAAGACCTGGCTTATAGGGGTGATTTTTTCTGAGGATACAGGAGCAGGTATAACACATCCTCATTTCGGTGAAATACTGCAGAACTTCAAGATGAGGGCTGCAGAATATGGGTATGATGTACTGTTTGTAAGTAAGCATATAGGAAACAAAGAAGCTTCCTATCTTGAACACTGTAAATACAGAGGTTTAGAGGGAGTACTTTTAGCCATGGACAGAAATCATGCTGATGAAATTCAAAATGTGCTGTCTAGTGATGTAAAATGTGTTTCTGTAGAGGACATATACCCTAATACTCATACTGTAATAGCCGATTATCGTATGGGAACTATGCAGGCATTGGAATATCTCTATTTACTTGGACATAGGAAAATAGCTCATGTAGCATGTCCGCTTACTAGTGTGGCTGGACGTGAAAGATATGGTGCATACTTGGAGTTTTTAAATTCTAAGGGTATCGAATTTAATCCAAAGTATATTATAGAAACAGATGCATTTGCACCCGAGGAAGGCAGCAAGGCTGCTGTGAAGCTTCTTCAACAATGTTGGGATGACTTACCTACTGCTATATTTATGGCCTATGATGATATTGCTTTTTCTGCAATATCAACTATCCAATCACAGGGCTTCCGTGTTCCTGAGGATATATCTGTGGTTGGCTTTGATAATTTAAAAGTATCAGGCTATATGTCCCCAGCACTTACCACAGTGCATCAGGATAGGGCAACAATTGGACAAAAGGCAGCTGATAAGTTAATCCAGCTTATTGAGAATAAGCCTATGGAGGATGCTTTGGAGGTTCGTATTCCAACAAAACTTATAGTGCGAAACAGCTGTACGCGGGTATAG
- a CDS encoding carbohydrate ABC transporter permease: MSVSDVNIKRRKGKLEKNYYGYLFTAPFIIGFLVFSFYPLIYTFYLSITNTTLMSETSKIVGLDNFKQLFEDKFFMQSLKNTWKIWLLNFIPQIGIAMLLSIWFTNNRLKMKGVGIFRAIYYLPNLLMPATIAVLFFNFFSMYGPVNQLFSQAIDYFRSTGWTQGIVIFVQWWMWFGSTLIVLMAGMTSISPSYYESATVDGATAAQMFTKITLPLLKPILVYTLVTSLVGGMQMFDIPYMLTDGRGSPSGSIMTMSILMYMKFSSTKGHIGAAASVGVVMFIITCVCAFAIVRLLRDKDSTGTGVSSKVKSRELKKGAAGV; this comes from the coding sequence GTGTCAGTGAGTGATGTTAATATAAAGAGACGTAAAGGGAAATTAGAAAAAAATTATTACGGTTATTTATTTACAGCTCCATTTATAATTGGGTTTCTTGTATTCTCCTTTTATCCTCTTATATATACATTCTATTTAAGCATTACAAATACTACTTTGATGAGTGAAACCTCTAAGATTGTGGGACTAGACAACTTCAAACAATTATTTGAAGATAAATTCTTTATGCAATCATTAAAAAATACATGGAAGATTTGGCTTCTAAACTTTATACCACAGATTGGCATAGCCATGCTTCTATCAATATGGTTTACTAACAATAGGTTAAAGATGAAAGGTGTTGGTATTTTTCGTGCTATTTACTATTTGCCAAACCTTTTGATGCCTGCAACAATAGCAGTATTATTCTTTAACTTTTTCTCAATGTACGGACCTGTTAATCAGCTTTTCAGTCAAGCTATAGATTATTTTAGAAGTACTGGATGGACACAAGGAATTGTAATATTTGTGCAGTGGTGGATGTGGTTTGGCTCTACACTTATAGTATTAATGGCAGGTATGACGTCTATATCTCCTTCATACTACGAGTCTGCAACGGTAGACGGAGCAACGGCAGCTCAGATGTTCACAAAAATAACACTGCCTCTTTTAAAACCAATTCTGGTTTATACCTTAGTTACATCTCTTGTAGGCGGTATGCAAATGTTTGATATACCATATATGCTGACAGATGGGCGTGGTTCTCCAAGTGGTTCTATAATGACAATGAGCATACTTATGTATATGAAGTTCTCCAGCACCAAAGGTCATATAGGAGCTGCTGCAAGCGTGGGAGTTGTGATGTTTATAATTACATGTGTATGTGCCTTTGCAATAGTAAGGCTCCTGCGTGATAAGGATTCCACGGGTACTGGAGTATCCTCGAAAGTAAAAAGCAGAGAGCTTAAGAAGGGGGCTGCAGGAGTATGA
- a CDS encoding DUF4358 domain-containing protein produces the protein MRNLSRKKLIYFSTIAILIIILCIGIIINQYNRKRININKFSQFMLSSSIYGSDMKELDIANIHEHYRGVNASDILEGKVFVSTDGTAREFSIIEANGAQSTDDIQKAFEIYCSELLKKYQLESTEEYERMKGYSIQRTRNYIILTISDRIGNGYKISDFYLDKTKYDRRN, from the coding sequence ATGAGAAACTTATCACGCAAAAAATTAATTTATTTTAGCACTATTGCCATACTTATAATTATACTTTGTATTGGTATTATCATAAATCAATATAATAGAAAAAGGATTAATATAAATAAATTTTCTCAATTTATGCTGTCATCGTCTATATATGGCAGTGATATGAAAGAACTTGATATTGCAAATATTCATGAGCATTATCGTGGCGTAAATGCATCGGACATTTTGGAAGGAAAAGTGTTTGTCAGCACAGATGGCACAGCAAGGGAGTTTTCTATTATCGAAGCCAATGGGGCACAAAGTACCGATGACATACAAAAGGCTTTTGAGATTTATTGTAGTGAATTATTGAAAAAATACCAATTGGAAAGCACTGAAGAATATGAACGTATGAAAGGGTACTCTATTCAAAGGACTAGAAATTATATTATTTTAACTATAAGTGATAGAATAGGCAATGGTTATAAAATTAGCGATTTCTATTTAGATAAAACTAAGTATGATAGGAGAAATTAA
- a CDS encoding flavodoxin family protein, which yields MKTVIIKECESIGAADTFTLDLTERKVKGCIGCWSCWWTTPGRCVHKDLDEFYHEYITADKAVYFSKVSKGFISSNLKSLFDRMLPLYLPYISYDTGESMHVKRYDKYPDIEFYYDGEFEDEDSRKIFVDYVNRVFYQFHSKNITIKPIQEFVSEGGSQI from the coding sequence ATGAAAACTGTAATTATTAAAGAATGTGAGAGTATAGGTGCAGCAGATACTTTTACGCTGGACTTGACAGAAAGGAAGGTTAAAGGTTGTATTGGCTGCTGGAGCTGTTGGTGGACAACACCGGGAAGATGTGTTCATAAGGACTTGGATGAATTTTATCACGAGTATATAACAGCTGATAAGGCTGTATATTTCTCGAAGGTTTCAAAGGGCTTTATAAGCAGCAATTTAAAAAGCCTTTTTGATAGAATGCTGCCTCTTTATCTGCCCTATATTTCCTATGATACTGGGGAGTCCATGCATGTAAAGAGATACGACAAGTATCCGGACATCGAATTTTATTATGATGGAGAATTTGAAGACGAAGACAGCAGGAAGATTTTTGTAGACTACGTAAACAGGGTGTTTTATCAGTTTCATTCAAAAAATATTACTATTAAGCCTATCCAAGAATTTGTTTCAGAAGGAGGCAGCCAGATATGA
- a CDS encoding ABC transporter substrate-binding protein has product MLKRKMAFALACLMSVGILAGCQKTSTSTATKPTDNTPKTLKIWSFTDEVKTFALAYQKEHPEVKVEYTMIPMTNGEFQTKLKSTLQSGDVPDVVSLEISFVKEYVESTFLADISDLNPLIKDMKTYQYTLDIGSNDGKLKALSYQATPGAMFYRRSLAKKYLGTDDPVQVQAMVSDMNKFKDVAKKIKDASNGDTYMVASTGDFANLYFANRQKPWVENDKLVIDPKVNDLLDMAKEFRQNGYEAQATQWQEGWFAGMNDSLVDPATKKSKQVFSYLLPTWGLPYVLMQNGIPKDNADKTAKVGKDTTGDWACISGPMPYFWGGTYVGAIKNAKNLDTAKDFIKFMTLNETTLKNWATGVYNNAYLKAIDNTIGDTLGQGPGDFVSSQKVVESIVSSFDNSDSSKFIGGQNSYKAFQAAAPSINAKLIQASDDAIQRALNDPMANYASGKGTKEETIKAFKEAVKNALPDIKVD; this is encoded by the coding sequence ATGTTAAAAAGGAAAATGGCATTTGCACTTGCTTGTTTGATGTCCGTTGGCATATTAGCTGGCTGTCAAAAAACTAGTACAAGCACTGCAACAAAACCAACTGACAACACGCCAAAGACATTAAAAATTTGGTCTTTTACTGATGAAGTTAAGACATTTGCTCTTGCTTATCAGAAGGAGCATCCAGAAGTAAAAGTTGAGTATACAATGATTCCTATGACAAATGGGGAATTCCAGACAAAGCTTAAGAGTACTCTTCAATCAGGAGATGTTCCTGATGTAGTATCCTTGGAAATTTCATTTGTAAAAGAGTATGTAGAAAGCACTTTCCTGGCTGATATTTCAGATTTAAATCCATTAATAAAGGATATGAAAACATATCAATACACGCTTGATATAGGAAGCAACGACGGAAAATTAAAGGCTCTTTCATATCAGGCTACCCCTGGAGCAATGTTCTACCGCAGAAGCTTAGCTAAAAAATACTTAGGAACTGACGATCCAGTACAAGTTCAGGCTATGGTTTCAGATATGAATAAGTTTAAAGATGTAGCTAAGAAGATTAAAGATGCTTCAAATGGAGACACTTACATGGTTGCGTCAACAGGCGATTTTGCAAATCTTTATTTTGCTAACCGTCAGAAGCCATGGGTTGAAAATGATAAGCTTGTTATCGATCCTAAAGTAAATGATCTTCTTGATATGGCTAAGGAGTTCAGACAAAATGGTTATGAAGCTCAGGCTACTCAATGGCAAGAGGGCTGGTTTGCTGGAATGAACGATTCCTTAGTGGATCCTGCTACTAAAAAGTCTAAACAAGTATTCTCATACTTGCTTCCAACCTGGGGACTTCCATATGTATTGATGCAAAATGGAATTCCAAAGGATAACGCTGACAAGACTGCTAAGGTTGGTAAGGACACTACTGGTGACTGGGCATGTATTAGTGGACCAATGCCTTATTTCTGGGGCGGTACTTATGTAGGTGCAATAAAAAATGCTAAGAACCTTGATACAGCTAAGGATTTCATAAAGTTTATGACTTTAAATGAAACTACCCTTAAGAATTGGGCAACTGGTGTTTATAATAATGCTTACCTTAAGGCAATTGATAATACAATTGGAGATACACTTGGCCAAGGACCTGGCGACTTCGTATCCAGCCAAAAGGTTGTAGAATCAATAGTTTCATCCTTTGATAATTCAGATTCAAGCAAATTTATAGGCGGACAGAATTCCTATAAGGCATTCCAGGCAGCAGCACCATCAATAAATGCAAAGCTTATACAAGCTTCTGATGATGCAATTCAAAGAGCTTTAAATGACCCAATGGCAAACTATGCTTCGGGTAAAGGAACTAAAGAAGAAACAATTAAAGCGTTTAAAGAGGCTGTAAAGAATGCATTGCCTGATATAAAGGTGGATTAG
- a CDS encoding carbohydrate ABC transporter permease — protein sequence MNYTFRTRLMRVFIYIFLVILAVMCILPMWILLVNATRTTPEIQQGISLVPGSNFAANWRNLTNRGFSISNGFKNSVTISLGVTVLTVYFSMMFAYGIQVYNFFYKKFLYGLIIVLVLVPTQVSIIGFYRYMSVLKLTNSYIPLILPAIAAPGSIFLAVQYMQSVVVRDLIDAARIDGCGELAIFHKIMLPIAKPGAFTMGIFAFVGSWNNFFLPFIMLNKIEKYTLPMLVQTLRGDTYRTDYGSIYVGLAVSIVPIIIVYAIFSKYIVSGIAMGAVKE from the coding sequence ATGAATTACACTTTTAGAACGAGATTAATGCGTGTCTTCATCTATATATTTCTAGTGATTCTAGCGGTAATGTGTATATTGCCAATGTGGATTCTGCTGGTAAATGCAACACGAACAACGCCGGAAATACAACAGGGTATAAGCCTGGTGCCTGGTTCAAATTTTGCTGCCAATTGGAGAAACCTTACCAATAGAGGTTTTAGTATTTCAAATGGCTTTAAAAACAGTGTGACAATCTCTTTAGGTGTTACAGTTCTTACTGTATATTTCTCAATGATGTTTGCTTATGGAATTCAAGTATATAATTTCTTCTACAAAAAATTCCTGTATGGTTTGATAATTGTGCTTGTTCTTGTACCAACACAGGTTTCTATTATAGGCTTTTATAGATACATGTCTGTACTTAAGCTTACAAATAGTTATATACCTCTTATACTACCGGCTATTGCTGCGCCAGGGTCCATATTTCTTGCAGTTCAGTACATGCAATCGGTGGTTGTTAGGGACTTGATTGATGCCGCCAGAATAGATGGCTGTGGTGAGCTTGCAATATTCCATAAAATAATGCTTCCGATAGCAAAACCAGGTGCATTTACAATGGGAATATTTGCTTTCGTTGGGTCTTGGAATAACTTCTTTTTGCCATTTATTATGCTTAATAAGATTGAAAAGTACACACTGCCAATGCTTGTGCAGACCTTGAGAGGGGATACCTATAGAACAGACTATGGAAGTATATATGTAGGTCTTGCTGTATCTATTGTGCCAATAATAATTGTGTATGCTATATTCTCAAAATATATTGTAAGCGGAATCGCTATGGGAGCGGTAAAAGAATAG
- a CDS encoding nitroreductase family protein, with protein MIKEIEIRRSIRKYIDKPVENEKIIELLESGRLAPSGNNTQPWRYIVVKSVEMRQKVMEASHNQKWMLTAPVFIVCVADVRCRIKEDVDVYLDDNSPQDEVKRIIRDTSISAGYMLLQANNLGLGACWVAEFTQEDIRPVLNIPSDKYVIGVITIGYPNETPKARPRKKLEDIVHYECW; from the coding sequence ATGATTAAAGAAATTGAAATACGTAGAAGCATAAGAAAGTATATTGATAAGCCAGTTGAAAATGAAAAAATAATTGAGCTGCTTGAAAGTGGAAGACTTGCTCCATCAGGTAACAACACACAACCTTGGCGTTATATTGTAGTAAAATCTGTAGAAATGAGACAGAAGGTAATGGAGGCTTCTCACAATCAAAAATGGATGTTAACAGCTCCCGTTTTTATTGTATGCGTTGCAGATGTACGTTGTAGAATAAAAGAGGATGTAGATGTATATTTGGATGATAATAGTCCCCAAGATGAGGTGAAACGAATAATTAGAGATACCTCAATTTCAGCAGGATATATGTTACTCCAAGCTAACAATTTAGGATTAGGAGCCTGTTGGGTTGCTGAGTTTACACAAGAAGATATTAGGCCAGTTTTAAATATACCTTCTGATAAATATGTTATTGGAGTTATAACTATTGGTTATCCCAACGAAACCCCTAAAGCTCGTCCGAGAAAGAAACTTGAAGATATAGTACATTATGAATGTTGGTAA
- a CDS encoding class I SAM-dependent methyltransferase, which translates to MDIEKFTFNAEKYSKYRTEYPKEFIDYLYEKVGIAANSFIADVGSGTGKLSNQLLLKGSHVYSIEPNDDMRRVAENDLSSFSNFMSIKGTAENTTLQNSSVDFITVGTAFHWFDMEQFKKECQRILRPNGKVILVWISRPVNRNKNFEINFNGISGGKEEKLEFISPFFKNNNFEYKIFQETSSYTKDTFIGRSLSTFDKLTDIKYIDELSSLFDNYKVNDNITITLYTRSFVGEV; encoded by the coding sequence ATGGATATTGAAAAATTTACATTTAATGCTGAAAAATATTCAAAATATCGTACCGAATATCCAAAAGAATTTATAGATTATCTGTACGAAAAGGTTGGCATAGCTGCTAATTCATTCATTGCCGATGTTGGTTCAGGTACGGGGAAATTGAGCAATCAACTATTATTAAAAGGTAGCCATGTCTATTCCATTGAACCGAATGATGATATGAGAAGGGTAGCGGAAAATGACTTGTCAAGTTTTTCAAATTTTATGTCTATAAAAGGAACAGCAGAAAATACGACTTTACAAAATTCAAGTGTAGATTTCATAACAGTTGGAACTGCTTTTCATTGGTTTGACATGGAACAATTTAAAAAGGAATGTCAAAGGATATTAAGACCAAACGGAAAGGTTATTTTGGTCTGGATAAGCAGACCAGTAAATAGGAATAAAAACTTTGAAATTAATTTCAATGGAATAAGTGGTGGAAAAGAAGAAAAACTTGAATTTATTTCACCCTTTTTCAAAAATAATAACTTTGAATATAAGATTTTTCAAGAAACATCCTCATATACTAAAGATACCTTTATTGGAAGATCCTTATCTACATTTGATAAATTAACAGATATAAAATATATTGATGAACTGTCAAGCCTATTTGATAATTACAAGGTAAATGATAATATTACGATTACTCTTTATACTCGAAGTTTCGTAGGTGAGGTCTGA
- a CDS encoding alanine--tRNA ligase, with amino-acid sequence MKANELRRMYVEFFENSGHKEIGSASLLPDNDPSVLFTTAGMHPLVPYLLGEKHPQGKRLVNVQKCVRTGDIDEVGDDTHLTFFEMLGNWSLGDYFKQESITMSYTFLTKYLKIPVDKLAVTVFEGDSLVPRDTEAAEIWMQNGLKKEQIYFYDRSENWWGPAGKTGPCGPDTEIFYDMGKAKCGENCGPACKCGKYVEIWNNVFMEYNKNEDGTYSELSQKNVDTGMGLERVLTVINGYKNVYETELFQPIVKNIESLTGMSYTEENRQAFRIISEHMRAATFILGDPKAIGPSNSEQGYILRRLIRRTIRLIKKLGINNNIICNIAKVVIENYGEIYSELVSNKDFILEQLEKEYTLFSKTLDSGLKMAERYFSNLEEGSSLSGDLAFKLYDTFGFPIEFTVELASERKIGVDISVFEQKFREHQEKSRKGAGEKFKGGLADNSEQTTKLHTATHLLNGALRTVLGVSVYQKGSNINAERLRFDFSFDRKMTKEELEKVEKIVNEAIEKGIDVECTEQTVEAAKAEGAVGVFDSKYGEIVKVYTIPGYSKEICGGPHVLNTGELKSFKIIKEESSSSGVRRIKAIIGY; translated from the coding sequence ATGAAGGCAAATGAATTAAGAAGAATGTATGTAGAGTTTTTTGAGAACAGTGGGCATAAGGAAATAGGATCAGCCTCTTTATTACCTGATAATGATCCAAGTGTACTATTTACTACAGCTGGAATGCATCCACTCGTTCCATATCTTTTAGGAGAAAAACACCCGCAGGGAAAACGACTGGTTAATGTTCAAAAATGTGTTCGGACCGGTGATATCGATGAGGTTGGTGATGATACACATTTAACATTTTTTGAGATGTTGGGCAATTGGTCTCTTGGTGATTATTTTAAACAAGAGTCAATTACTATGAGCTATACATTTCTTACTAAATATTTAAAAATACCCGTGGATAAACTTGCTGTAACTGTCTTTGAGGGCGATTCCTTAGTGCCAAGAGATACTGAGGCAGCAGAGATATGGATGCAGAACGGACTTAAGAAAGAGCAAATTTATTTTTATGATAGAAGCGAGAACTGGTGGGGACCAGCCGGAAAAACCGGTCCATGCGGTCCAGATACAGAAATTTTCTATGATATGGGTAAAGCAAAATGCGGCGAAAATTGTGGTCCAGCATGCAAATGCGGAAAGTATGTGGAGATTTGGAATAATGTTTTCATGGAATATAATAAAAATGAGGATGGAACATATTCTGAACTTTCACAGAAAAATGTTGATACTGGTATGGGTCTAGAACGCGTACTAACAGTTATCAATGGGTATAAAAATGTATATGAAACCGAATTGTTTCAGCCTATTGTGAAAAATATAGAAAGTCTAACAGGCATGAGTTATACAGAGGAAAATAGACAGGCCTTTCGAATAATCAGCGAGCATATGAGAGCTGCAACTTTTATTTTAGGAGATCCAAAAGCAATTGGACCATCAAATTCTGAACAGGGATACATTCTAAGAAGACTAATAAGACGTACCATCCGTTTGATTAAAAAACTTGGAATAAATAATAATATTATTTGCAATATAGCTAAGGTAGTCATTGAGAATTATGGTGAAATCTATTCTGAATTAGTTAGCAATAAAGATTTTATTTTAGAGCAGCTTGAAAAGGAGTATACATTATTCTCTAAAACCCTAGATAGTGGTTTGAAAATGGCAGAAAGGTATTTTTCTAATTTAGAAGAGGGCAGCAGTTTGAGTGGAGATTTGGCATTCAAATTGTATGATACATTTGGATTCCCAATTGAATTTACTGTTGAGCTTGCTTCAGAACGAAAAATAGGTGTCGACATATCTGTCTTTGAACAAAAATTCAGGGAGCATCAGGAAAAGTCAAGAAAAGGTGCAGGTGAGAAATTTAAGGGAGGCCTTGCAGACAACAGCGAGCAGACTACAAAATTGCATACGGCTACTCATCTCTTAAATGGTGCTCTTCGAACAGTATTAGGGGTTAGTGTTTACCAAAAGGGAAGTAATATTAATGCTGAAAGACTAAGATTTGATTTTTCCTTTGACAGAAAGATGACTAAGGAAGAGTTAGAGAAGGTTGAAAAAATAGTAAACGAGGCAATAGAGAAAGGTATTGATGTGGAATGCACAGAACAGACTGTAGAAGCTGCTAAGGCAGAAGGGGCTGTTGGAGTTTTTGATAGCAAGTATGGGGAAATTGTAAAGGTATATACTATTCCTGGCTATTCAAAGGAAATATGTGGAGGTCCCCATGTTTTAAATACAGGAGAACTAAAGAGCTTTAAAATAATAAAGGAGGAGAGTTCCTCTTCCGGGGTAAGAAGAATTAAAGCAATTATAGGATACTAA
- a CDS encoding NAD(P)H-dependent oxidoreductase, translated as MKTIILNGSPKGNSKNCNSLIFAEQFVKDMKNPCEIRCIANSDKSELAKYIKDFDTVIMIMPLYIHAMPGIVMEFFEAMEPAAEGKSIGFIIQAGFMETSQERFVVPYLESFARKLNYSYLGTVCKGEAAAIYMMPNMFKKVLKMVSDLGAAYEENHAFDKELVKKLGKPYEITQPLLGILRVVTRSGINDVFWHREMKKHNAYEKRLDRPFL; from the coding sequence ATGAAGACAATAATTTTAAACGGTTCACCTAAAGGAAACTCTAAAAACTGCAATAGCTTAATTTTTGCTGAGCAGTTTGTAAAAGATATGAAGAATCCCTGTGAAATAAGGTGTATAGCCAATAGTGACAAAAGTGAGCTTGCTAAATATATAAAAGATTTTGATACAGTTATTATGATAATGCCTCTTTATATCCATGCTATGCCGGGAATTGTCATGGAGTTTTTTGAGGCTATGGAGCCTGCTGCTGAAGGCAAGTCTATAGGATTTATTATTCAGGCTGGTTTTATGGAAACCTCCCAGGAGAGATTTGTTGTACCCTATTTGGAGAGCTTTGCAAGAAAGCTTAACTACAGCTATCTAGGTACAGTTTGCAAGGGAGAAGCAGCTGCTATATATATGATGCCAAATATGTTTAAAAAGGTACTTAAGATGGTTTCTGATTTAGGTGCTGCCTATGAGGAAAACCATGCTTTTGATAAAGAGCTGGTTAAAAAGCTTGGAAAGCCTTACGAGATAACTCAGCCTCTTCTTGGAATACTTAGGGTGGTTACTAGGTCAGGTATAAACGATGTGTTCTGGCATAGAGAGATGAAAAAGCATAATGCTTATGAGAAAAGACTGGATAGACCTTTTCTATAG
- a CDS encoding phytoene desaturase family protein: MQYDYIIIGAGMGGLSAANFLAKYNKKVLVLEKHNIPGGLVTSFPRKGVHFDLGIHGLYELKEGQAIPQFMEFWKAPQVETVALKGDLKCFIDGKEYDFEHGKLRESFLKQFPENKDEVNHIFDVMETINTEMFSGTEAPEPPYDMNLFQLIKFGMNSKKRMPAFMKYGNKDVSKMLDSFTAGEELKTAIYSKAPYPMVFMAFAYQWGVYGKNYYPINGMQAIPDAAVKGLHGLGGELKLNAEVTEILVKDNRAYGVKTKDGTEYHGQVISNASPHFTYEWISDEAAAKGKMKKAISKRKIFEPIAALFMSLDENKYNLGNLEGISILSKKDYKMKTSDYIPETAPIVINIYPSRPGDEFRALVASVPISYEYNNNWETEAGGSRGEKYKKLKKEIEEVLLNRIEEQMGREFIDAISYHELSTPLTYERYTYSKNGSFMGWSIEQSEYGKYMKQRTDIKNLYLVGQWVFPGFGVAGVMASGYYLSKEILKSEGIDLKKDFTEYFASDRL, translated from the coding sequence ATGCAATATGACTATATTATTATTGGAGCAGGAATGGGAGGGCTAAGTGCTGCAAACTTTCTTGCCAAATATAATAAGAAAGTTTTGGTGCTTGAAAAACATAATATTCCGGGTGGACTGGTAACTTCCTTTCCTAGAAAAGGTGTTCACTTTGATCTTGGCATTCACGGTTTATATGAATTGAAAGAAGGGCAGGCGATTCCTCAGTTTATGGAATTCTGGAAGGCACCTCAGGTGGAAACAGTGGCGCTTAAGGGGGATTTGAAATGCTTCATTGATGGAAAGGAATATGATTTTGAGCATGGAAAGCTGCGTGAGAGCTTTCTGAAGCAGTTTCCAGAAAATAAGGATGAAGTGAATCATATTTTTGATGTTATGGAAACCATTAATACAGAAATGTTTTCTGGAACAGAGGCTCCTGAACCTCCCTATGACATGAACCTGTTTCAGTTAATCAAGTTTGGCATGAACTCAAAGAAACGGATGCCTGCCTTTATGAAATATGGCAATAAAGATGTTAGCAAAATGCTAGACTCCTTTACAGCCGGTGAGGAACTAAAGACAGCCATTTATTCAAAAGCTCCCTATCCAATGGTATTTATGGCCTTTGCCTATCAATGGGGGGTGTACGGCAAAAATTATTATCCTATTAATGGTATGCAGGCAATTCCGGATGCAGCAGTTAAAGGACTTCATGGCCTTGGCGGAGAATTGAAGCTGAATGCCGAAGTGACTGAAATATTGGTTAAGGATAATAGAGCCTATGGAGTAAAAACAAAGGATGGCACAGAATATCATGGTCAAGTTATAAGCAATGCGTCGCCACATTTTACCTATGAATGGATTTCAGATGAAGCGGCAGCTAAGGGAAAAATGAAAAAAGCAATCTCCAAAAGAAAAATATTCGAACCCATAGCGGCTCTGTTCATGTCATTAGATGAGAATAAGTATAACCTTGGTAATTTAGAGGGAATAAGTATTCTTTCTAAAAAGGATTATAAAATGAAGACAAGTGACTATATTCCGGAAACAGCACCCATTGTTATAAATATTTATCCTAGTAGACCGGGGGATGAGTTTAGAGCCTTAGTTGCCTCGGTTCCCATCAGTTATGAATATAATAATAACTGGGAAACTGAAGCCGGTGGAAGCCGTGGTGAAAAATATAAAAAGCTTAAGAAGGAAATTGAGGAAGTTTTGTTGAATCGTATAGAAGAGCAAATGGGCAGGGAGTTTATTGATGCTATTTCCTACCATGAACTTTCTACTCCCCTGACCTACGAAAGATATACTTACAGTAAAAATGGTTCCTTTATGGGATGGTCTATAGAACAGTCAGAGTACGGTAAATATATGAAGCAAAGAACTGATATAAAGAATTTATACTTAGTGGGGCAGTGGGTATTTCCTGGTTTTGGAGTTGCAGGAGTTATGGCTAGCGGCTATTATCTTTCAAAGGAAATTCTGAAAAGCGAAGGAATAGATTTAAAAAAAGATTTTACTGAATACTTTGCCTCTGATAGGTTATAA